ACCcataaacaaaatcaaagataaaaaaaaaaaaattagacacaaaaaaaaactcaaatttcttaaacaaaacatatcaaacacaaaaaacattCAACCATGAACTCAACAACATGGATCCTATATTAAACTAGATacgatcaaaataaaaacaaaaatatattgtaaatcATGTATGAATCAATAATTTGACACTCATTCACTTTGATTATCACTCAAATATcatgattttgtcaaaatagatttcggtttaaaaccaaaactatAGGATTATAACTCATCAAAACttgttattgatgcaaataaatcCTAGATTATTAACTAATCAAGCATAAGGAAATATGTAACATAAAGAAATGGATCAAAACTGATCCAAATCATGGGGCTAagacaatattctttttaaaaacatgaaaaacattgtCTTAAACCCAAAAAATTGCTCAAAAAACCCAACCGCTGTCAACCCctagaaatttatattttttgcctctaaaacatgttctttttatttcaacaaaTCACACTAGCATAAACAAATatgtttgaaaaagaaattaataaataatatcaaaacataaaaatcatgcAAAGGTTCTAAATTCAAAAACTATTAACTTTAGATGTTTGTCTGTGATAAGATACTATATTCCAATTAATATCCCGCAAGATTTGTACCCAAAGAAAGTCCTAAACATTTGATTGACAATACAATGTATTTGCGATTCCAGTTgtaaaatcatcatcatcatcaagggTTCATCCTTGCCGCCAGAcaactaattaatttgatagaGATTAATTTTACAGTTTAGGGTTGTATACCAGGACTTGAATAATCATGATTTTCTAACTTTTACTATGTAGCTCGATACATTGTAACTTTTAGAAAACTATAAAACTAGTGTTAACATATAGAGAAAATTACCTTGAACTTGAACATCCcgtagtttagtttttttttttcttttttattttgtcttcatttttttaaaaaaattaaacaaaaatcatcttGGACTTTAtaagtttataaaaatttacataGCGTAAAAAAGTCAACAAATTAGATTTAAGTATTTACAAGTTTACCATTACACTtcatttaataactaaaaacctcttaatggataaaattaacaaaaatgcTAGTGAAAGTATtgtaaaaaattcttcaaaaaaccCTAGATGCTGAGGGTATTAAtctaattgaaatgaaaatttaaatctaGATATTCTAATTCATCAAATTCATTTAGAGtagaaaacattaattttgattttgtgttttaaaatttaatttttcagtttaattagaATGGACTTTGATTGTTGATTGTTTAGACAAAAcaagatgaaaagaaagaagggaagggatataatggataaaaaaaggGGAAGTTGTATGCTTGtgttgtattatatatatgagagtatattcatctttttattttattttaagctttGAATTGaccaagaatataaaaaatgtaaagtgtaatttttaaaaaataaaagtaaaatgaaaaataataattaaactataatttatacacaACGGTGGAAGTACTATTAGTGAAAGTAATGAATTTAGAGATCAATCCAAAACCtttaatgaattatatttattatgctAAAGAAcacaaaatatgaaattaataaagaaaattttaaaaaaagagatggaaGAATAAATGAAATGTCAAGGGATAATTAGAAAagcgaaaaaataaaaagtttgatgaAAACAGTGGCAAAAACCGCCAAATTAACCTCAAGAATGGTGTTTCCTTGTTgatcatttttattctaaacATTTTTCAACATTCTCCTTCAACAAATTCAACTATTTAATGCAaagcttttatttataataaaaaaaaccgcaAGACAGCATGATTGCGTACCACATGACATTTCTTTATTTAgctaaagtattaaaaaaaaaaaaaaaaaagagtccctGCTCCAATCATGACTTGTGAGAATAGTGATCCAACTAAGCTTTGCTGGAGATGAATTCCACTTCAATTTCTTTATCTCATGTGCAGTGGAAGAGGTGGGATGCTTTGTTCGTGCCTGAAGAAATTATCAGGATCAACTTTGGTCTTCACATGCACCAACCTGTAGAGGTTACCCTTGAAGTAGTTGGTACCAAAAGCACTCGCTTCGACCAAACTTGCGTTAGAATTTCTGTTCATGCCCAGATCAAGATCCCTGTAATTAGCATATGCTTCCCTAGGATTCTTTGAGACATAAGGTGTCATGTAACTGTAAACCCTCCTAGTCCAATTTATATGCTCTGCAACGTTTTCCGTTGCATCTTGCCAGCTGGACCAGTAAAGGATCATGAACTTGGTACCTTTTCTATGAGGGAAAGGAGTCTGAGATTCTGAAATTCGGTTCATCATTCCACCGTAAGGAGTAAACACTACTAGAGGACTCTCTGCTTCAAATAACTTCTCCCAtaacccttcaagtgccttttcAGGTATGGGTTTTCTGGCATAGTCAGATTTGCCTTTGAAGTAGGCCCTGTCCATGTTAATTCTTTGAAGGAGAACTTCAGGAGGAGTATTATTTGCAAAGCCTGACATATATACAGTAGAATTGATCCAGTTTGTTTCGATACAATCCTGTCGTGTCAAACCCAATTCAGGGAAGCTGTGTTTCATTACCTGGAGCAGCCTGTTGGCGTCACCAAGAAACATGGCATTGTAAGAGGTGGTGATAGTTCTTTTACCTTGCCTACTGACATTAGCTGTCCGAATTTGAACTCTGATGAAAAGATCCTCGTCTAGTTGATCAGCAATTTGTTGCCATCTATAGAGGAGTTTAGTTGCACCTTGTTCTAACGTCCTGGTAACTGTGAATACTGTCACAGCTGATGGTACAGGAACTAATTTTACCTTCCAGGCGGTGACGATTCCGAAGCTGCCACCTGCGCCTCCTCTGATGGCCCAGAAAAGATCTTCTCCCATGGCTTTTCGGTCTAGAAGTCTTCCATGAACATCAATTATATGTGCATCAACGACATTGTCGACTGCAAGGCCATATTTTCGCAACATGGCACCATATGCACCTCCTGAAATGTGCCCGCCCATACCTAAACTTGTGCAAGTACCAGCTGGGAAGCCATGAGTGTTGCTTTTCTCAGAAATTCTGTAGTAAAATTCGCCATTGGTGGCACCCGCCTGAACCCACGCGCTGTTGTGCTCAATATCAACGCTGACGGACCGGAGCTTGACAAGGTCCACAACAATGAAAGGTGACTCAATTTCTGAAACATAAGAGAGTCCCTCAAAATCATGGCCTCCGCTACGGACTCTAAGGTGAATTCCAAGCTGCTTAGAGCAAATAACAACAGCTTGGATGTGCGATTCTTGTAAAGGAGTGAAGATAAACTCAGGTTTCGGTACTGAAGGCAAGGTGAACCTGAGGTTTTGAGCAGAATATTGTAAAACACTACTGAAGGAAGAGTTTTTCGGAGTATACAAGACagtggaaaaaggaaaggatgaTTCTGAAGTTCTTGAGAGACATTTCAGAAACCTATCCTGAAGTGCATGTGAAACTATAAATGGAGATAGGAGTAGGACCAGAAGGATTGAAAGTAAGGGAGAACTTGAAGGCACCATTTTGCTTGCTTTCTTAATTGCTTCTTTGGCTTGTCTTCAAGAATTGAAGTCTCAAGGTGCTCTTATAGAGGAGCTGTGAGGAGTTGATCGTAAATTGGTTTAATCTTTGCATTATCCTAGAAATATAATATTACTCTCAAGTCTTTGTAgtaaaatgtttaattatgaCATTAGAATTGAATTGTGATTCTAAACAATAGATATGTCTGTGATCtttaaaaaagttatcaatTGTAGTAAAACTCTTCTCATATAGTTAGGAAAAACGAAACcaattatgaaactaaattatcaattaactcAGTAtctaaggatgaaaaaaaactaatttaaaaaagttaaacttgTCAGACCCGCGAATCAAGTCAACTAGCCAAACCTATGAGTTGGTCTAtgtactttataaagtttaataacatgacttttttttataaaaaaatttcttaactatatgagaaaagaataaataataaaaacactctaagttcaattaaaaaaagatcacCTCACCAAACTCATAAACTAGAGCAACCCAAGTTACTCTAGAAAACATACAAACCATGATAGCCTTATAGAgaggtaaaataaaaagaaacaaattatgaagtcaaaTTCTTAATCTTCCctatattaaaagaagaaatcgacaaaaatattttgaaaaaaaatcattacaaaaattaaaaaaaaaaaaaagcaaaatactATGAATTACTATTATCATTCACAGTGCAATGTGTTCCTCacaccctttaatttttgttattttataaagtttaataatatgattttttgctaaaagtatttttgttaaCCATGtgagaaaacaaataaactacaaaaaaatcaagttcaattaaaaagaaaaagacatgtCAAACTTTCAAACCGAGACAATCTGGGTTATCTTGGCAAACCCGTAAACCACAGTAACCtcatataaaagcaaaaaaaaaaaaaaaatatgaaactaaatttttaacaatcttatttttaaaagataaaattgatataaataaattttttaaaaaatataataaaaatttaaaaaacaaaaaataaaatactataaattactattataatccGCAATGATGTTAAGTTAACAATGATTTGCAAcgtattctttaaaaataattttatatacttcataaaatattttgaaaagtttgaAATGACAAGGAATGTAGTCAAagcaatcaaattgaaaagctgcctaaaacatttagaaataaGTAATTTTAAATTCGGTCAGTTTGACAAGTGTTTCGGAGACGCAGCCAAAGAAATGTAAGAATAAAGAAAacagaattttaaaaagaaaaatcatagacAGACTctaattcatgattttaatatcttttttaatattctaccctaaaaaaaattacaattcaactAATAGGCTTGAAACTAAcctttacaaaatataaatagtcgagttttaattcatataaaaagtaGCAtggaatccaaaaataaaattcaaaattcaaaattaattagaaaattaataaaactgcAACTTCATAAGctcattttaagatttttttagatattgttaattacaaaatttattaaattaattgatatatatacaAGCTGATTTTGATAAtcacatcaatttaaaaaaaaccttttaaatccAATCTCGTTATAACGATTTAACCTCttatagttttaaccaaattcaATCCCAATCCAAtgttaatcaaatcaaattaagtttCTTCTTTGACTTTAACCCGTAAAAACGGCATTATTGAAAATTAGCAGTTGCGCAAAGAATTATTGGCTCTCTGTcatatcttaaaaacaaaaatactcaCATGTAAAAGATCTTAAAACTATTAGGTGCATGCAATTGTATGTTGAATTGTTTTTACAgtcaatcttttaaaaatttaaaatgacaaGGTGCATGCAAGTAGCCGAAgcaatcaaatttgaaaagttgCCTAAAGCCGCATGTAATCTCAAATTTGGCCAGGTTGAAAAGCGTTCTAGAAAATCAAAGGCGTCCACTGAGTTGGGTTTAACTTGAAAACTAGGAAATGACATCTAAGCAGGTTTACATTTCACCCAAGCTAATTAATTTGTCAATTGCACAATCTGATTTTGTCCATGGCCtaaacctttatatatatatatatatatatatatatatatatatatatatatagagagagagagagagagagagagagagtattgaAAAGactataaaatcaataatcaaagtaaaatacagagacataaaaaaaaacttagaaaaaaaaaactgatttcttacaacaaaaataaaaaaaaaattacataaaattttttattacaccACAATTTAATTCCATCAGAAAATCTTAAGAAATCATTTCCTGTATAAATGAAGTTTGAATCCAGAGTAAACAACCAAATAACAACTTGataaaagatgatgaagaaaaaaacaaaacaagttttataGTTCTctcatcaaaaataattttttttcttaacaacaAAATATTCCAAGTAATATTACTGAAGATTAGTCTTCAaactaacttttaaaatttatctttcacCATTCTAGCCATTCATGGCCTAACCTTGTAGAACAACTTGTTCCACtaagataaattattatatatccaAAGCTGACACCATTgaattaaaatcatcaaataaaattacaacTTTGTGAAGCCCCAAGAAAACGATGTccagaaaaaaccaaataatcTACCCCACCATAAATCCAACCAACTAGGCTCTTACGAAGCCATAAAATATCATACTCTTTTGAGCCAAGAATCACCAGATTCACAGCAGGAAGATTAGCAACAAGAGGCACCATATCTAAAGAGTGTTCTAGAGGAATAGTGTCGGCAGACATAGTCCCCCTAACTAGACTCAATTTGATTGGTATCTCTGAACTCTAGTTATGTTTGCATTCCTCTTCATAATGACTTTACTTCTAAGCTCACGGAGATCATATTTATCAATATTGGCTATAAGTTTATAAGAGCCAAATCATAAATCATTAAGCCTGTCAAGGAAAacagcatcaaaataatttgatcaaaatattgtCTAGCCAGCATTCTTCGTACCCTCATAAAATATTGTAGATGGTCCtgtatactttttaaaaatttattttgattcttaagattttattttatgcaatttgatcTTGATTGAAGGCCAATTGATTTGGATTTTTAAGGCAAAGGATGAATTGGAAGAATtgggaccaaaattaaaaagacaccAAACATGGATGATGCGCTAGAAGTTTTGGGAAAGATATACTTTGGtcctttaactttaaaaataactaaaattatacaattttggtgttttgattttctttcaatttaattttgatacaataaattatttttgttatttttttagtttatggaTAAGAGAGAGTAGATAGAGAGGtcattagagagagaaaaatgatgTTGACACTAATTTAGGCCACTAAAATGATTGATGTTTATGTCAAATGATTCAATTTGATAAGTGGAGTTCatatcatgtgttttttttttttttaccttttaatgTTGTGAAAAAACAGATCTGAGTTTTGTTTGCATGGTTTTACAAGGTCATAGATAGATTTATCACGGTTTCTAAGGTGTTTTTggtaagaaaaaacataaatcttaattttttggatatttGGTGATTAATTACAGATATCAAATATTCGAGGACCATTTGGGATAAAATTCCAAGTTATTTCCAGAATTTTGTGAACATTACAAAAAGTAATTTTGAGGTATcctataatataaaaacttgaCTACTCGGAGAAAAAACTTGTATAATGACACAAAAAATAAGCATTCAATAAATGAATAaccaattatttaattttgggATTATAGTGTATGGACGACAAGGAAGGCCGAATATAGATTTAGTAAAGTGGAGGGggcaaattttgattttgagggAGGATTTTAGAAATTCTTTAAACTTGGGGGCGCCAATGCCACCCCTAAATCCATTCGTGAGGACAAGATTAACAagggatatataaaaaaacaaaattgctttAAATGGTGCAATCAAGATTAGActaaaatgtttaaaatataaaattaagggTCGAAAATGAAATTAACCTCAAAACTGCATTCAGAACCCGGTGAAATTGATCCATGAGCCTTGTGAGGTAGCTAGCAAGCAATGGGCTTAAATCCTTTGGAAAAACTAATTTCACTAAGCATCTATCAACATTTTAATCCTTAAATATTCATGTGATAAGTGGATTTActctttatattattattttatgtttttattaaaaaaaatcccaaaataaTTGGTTTCAAATTAGATTGTGTGTTTCAAAGCACACCAAAAAGATTTAATCTCATCATGGGAAAACCTAAATTATAAATACTCtaatcattgaaaagaaaaaataataaaaaaaaaggatcttgaattttttttcccttcatcatctctaataacaaaaaagatttaCTAAATGGGCTTTATCCCGTTTTCAGGATAGGCACAGAGACccaaataatgatttattttattgtaacaaTAAAGGTTCAAATGACGCAGATTTACTAAATGGGGTTTAGCCCATTTTGAGATGCTCACTATAGTCTATCTGACAAGTCCAGTCCAATCCTTAAGCTctaaatcagtaaaaaaaagaacagaaaaacgTACCTTTCTTACAGCTCCTTGAGATGCTTCAACCTGGCATCGTCTCCCCAAACACAAAGAGAGTAGTtgtggttttatatatatatatatatatatagtaaacttCAAGTTTTAATGATTATAATTTACTTATTTGTATGCATGACCCTgctgagaattaaaaaaaaaaaaaaaacataaaaaagaatatttaggTTGTAGAGAAGTTGTTGATATtgtaattaaacttaaaaatacagtccttaaaaaaaatctattataataattttttattaatgtatttctTGTTTGTCTCAATGAATGCACAGTTTTTAGAGAAGTGTGAATGGGCGCTAggcattgcatttttttttattacagtcttttaaaaaaaaaaacaataatcataaATATGACCTCTAGATTTAAATATGCACACTGACCAACTAAACTATTTGCATGCAAATTTGTTGtcatatgaaataaataaatatatcatgtggaataaataaatatactaacCTGCTTCATTTATTATAAAGAGTcagtttttttagagttttaatgATGGAgaaatatatcatattatacAGTCCAAGATTCAACGGATCATCCaatgcacacacacacacaccagaTTTGAACCTccaacatttaaaatttttgcttTTCTCAGAAATTCTGTAGTAAAGTTCGCCATTCGGGGCTCCCGCCTGAACCCACGCGCTGTTGTGCTCACTATCAACGCTGATGGACTCTCAATTTCTGATACATAAGAGAGTCCCTCATAACCATGGCCTCCTCTACGGACTCTAAGGTGAATTCCAAGCTGCTTAGAGCAAATAAGAACAGATTGGATGTGAGATTCTTGTAAAGGAGTGAAGATAAACTCAGGTTTCGGTACTGAAGGCAGGTGAACCTGAGGTTTTGAGCAGAATATTGTAAAACACTATTGAAGGAAGAGTTTTGTGGAGCATATAAGACagtggaaaaaggaaaggagtaGGACCACAACTATTGAAAGTATGGGAGATCTTGAAGGCACCATTTTTCCTGCTTTCTTGCCTCTCTGGCTTGCCTTCAAGAATTGATGTCTCAAGGAGTTCTTTTAAGTTCTTTTAGCATGGCGTATCAGCTTCTTCATTTCTAATGTCCTTTTCCGGTTATGTATTTGttgactttcttttcctttttttttttgtgtttactttttgttattgtgattcttttttttttttttcatgtattttgtttttggctacCTTCTGGTTAGCCCTTTCAATATATCGACTTATTccaaaaaaggaaattaaattattttgttgctGGTTTAGTGCAGTGAGATATTTACTTGTGATATTACAATGggattatataaatttgaatGATTCAtattccaatcatattatacatatagtcaaaat
This is a stretch of genomic DNA from Populus alba chromosome 11, ASM523922v2, whole genome shotgun sequence. It encodes these proteins:
- the LOC118029504 gene encoding monolignol oxidoreductase AtBBE-like 13 encodes the protein MVPSSSPLLSILLVLLLSPFIVSHALQDRFLKCLSRTSESSFPFSTVLYTPKNSSFSSVLQYSAQNLRFTLPSVPKPEFIFTPLQESHIQAVVICSKQLGIHLRVRSGGHDFEGLSYVSEIESPFIVVDLVKLRSVSVDIEHNSAWVQAGATNGEFYYRISEKSNTHGFPAGTCTSLGMGGHISGGAYGAMLRKYGLAVDNVVDAHIIDVHGRLLDRKAMGEDLFWAIRGGAGGSFGIVTAWKVKLVPVPSAVTVFTVTRTLEQGATKLLYRWQQIADQLDEDLFIRVQIRTANVSRQGKRTITTSYNAMFLGDANRLLQVMKHSFPELGLTRQDCIETNWINSTVYMSGFANNTPPEVLLQRINMDRAYFKGKSDYARKPIPEKALEGLWEKLFEAESPLVVFTPYGGMMNRISESQTPFPHRKGTKFMILYWSSWQDATENVAEHINWTRRVYSYMTPYVSKNPREAYANYRDLDLGMNRNSNASLVEASAFGTNYFKGNLYRLVHVKTKVDPDNFFRHEQSIPPLPLHMR